The Streptomyces sp. NBC_00162 genome window below encodes:
- a CDS encoding nitroreductase/quinone reductase family protein, whose protein sequence is MNASSPYYVQAGPLATRFNSIFGKLARLGISLAGSAELSVRGRKSGEMQRIPVNPHTYEGAQYLVSARGHSHWVRNMRVAGGGELRVGRKVRTFTATEITEPVQKAAILRTYLEKWGWEVNRFFQGVTAQSSDAELQAAAGDHPVFRITVSN, encoded by the coding sequence ATGAACGCGTCCAGCCCGTACTACGTCCAGGCCGGCCCTCTCGCCACCCGCTTCAACTCGATCTTCGGCAAGCTGGCTCGGCTCGGCATCAGCCTCGCCGGCAGCGCCGAGCTGTCGGTCCGCGGCCGCAAGTCCGGCGAGATGCAGCGGATCCCGGTCAACCCGCACACGTACGAGGGCGCGCAGTACCTGGTCTCGGCCCGCGGCCACTCCCACTGGGTCCGCAACATGCGCGTCGCGGGCGGCGGCGAACTGCGCGTGGGGCGCAAGGTGCGCACCTTCACCGCCACCGAGATCACCGAACCGGTCCAGAAGGCCGCCATCCTGCGCACCTACCTGGAGAAGTGGGGCTGGGAGGTCAACCGCTTCTTCCAGGGGGTGACCGCGCAGTCCTCCGACGCGGAACTCCAGGCAGCCGCGGGCGACCACCCCGTCTTCCGCATCACGGTGTCGAACTGA
- a CDS encoding TetR/AcrR family transcriptional regulator produces the protein MNTVRGARERARIEVTAAIKDEARRRLAADGAAKLSLRAVARDLGMVSSALYRYFPSRDELLTALIVDAYDSVGAAAEEADARALAAGNPPRARWIALCEAVRAWALEHPHEYALIYGSPVPGYSAPLDTVGPASRVGNAMIAIVRAAYEGHGLSLPPLPAALRPEAVRMTADFAEGLPPEVTAALVAAWAQLVGLVSFELFGQFNRVVEDRATFFAHAAGQLAHGVGLPAV, from the coding sequence ATGAACACCGTGCGAGGGGCCAGGGAACGGGCCCGCATCGAGGTCACCGCCGCCATCAAGGACGAGGCGCGCCGCAGGCTCGCGGCCGACGGCGCCGCCAAACTCTCCCTGCGCGCCGTCGCCCGCGACCTGGGCATGGTCTCTTCCGCCCTCTACCGCTACTTCCCCAGCCGCGACGAGCTGCTCACCGCCCTCATCGTCGACGCGTACGACAGCGTCGGCGCCGCGGCCGAGGAGGCCGACGCCCGCGCCCTCGCCGCGGGAAACCCGCCCCGCGCCCGCTGGATCGCGCTCTGCGAGGCCGTCCGCGCCTGGGCCCTGGAGCACCCCCACGAGTACGCCCTCATCTACGGTTCCCCCGTACCCGGCTACAGCGCTCCCCTCGACACCGTCGGTCCCGCCTCCCGCGTCGGGAACGCCATGATCGCCATCGTCCGCGCCGCCTACGAGGGCCACGGCCTGTCCCTGCCGCCGCTCCCGGCCGCCCTGCGCCCCGAAGCCGTCCGGATGACGGCCGACTTCGCCGAGGGCCTGCCCCCGGAGGTCACGGCCGCACTGGTCGCCGCCTGGGCCCAGCTGGTCGGCCTGGTCTCCTTCGAGCTGTTCGGCCAGTTCAACCGCGTGGTCGAGGACCGGGCCACCTTCTTCGCCCATGCCGCCGGCCAGCTGGCCCACGGGGTGGGACTGCCCGCCGTATGA
- a CDS encoding spherulation-specific family 4 protein, with translation MRRAVKALYAVLVTALLAAPSPAVTAPATARSADPARADPGPSDPMATLPPAPAPTAPPVPRPPGVRGLEIGVPAYVWANDAMLAGLTATGPAASVVVLNPGNGDAPFDAAWRARADALRGGTTATGEKTKVLGYVHTDHGNRDAAAVKASVDNYLKAPDGRLHVDGIFFDVVSRDCGPGNSTRDQYAELRRYVEDTLHSVDPAASGLVVNNPGTAIADCYLEPGRRTADVFVTYEDSYAAYTGGGWLGGNVFDPLNGYRAGTELDPSGTAFWHLVHDVPDTEAMHTTLRTAFDRGAGYAYATSAVMPNPWNTGPTWEFRSQTDYAATLG, from the coding sequence ATGCGCCGCGCCGTGAAGGCCCTGTACGCCGTCCTGGTCACCGCGTTACTCGCCGCCCCGTCGCCCGCCGTCACGGCGCCGGCGACGGCGCGCAGCGCGGATCCGGCGCGTGCGGACCCGGGACCCTCGGATCCCATGGCCACGCTTCCACCCGCCCCGGCCCCCACGGCGCCCCCCGTACCCCGGCCGCCCGGCGTGCGGGGCCTGGAGATCGGCGTCCCCGCGTACGTCTGGGCGAACGACGCCATGCTGGCCGGCCTCACCGCCACCGGCCCGGCCGCCTCCGTGGTGGTCCTCAACCCCGGCAACGGCGACGCCCCGTTCGACGCCGCATGGCGGGCCCGCGCCGACGCCCTGCGCGGCGGCACCACCGCCACCGGCGAGAAGACCAAGGTGCTCGGCTACGTCCACACCGACCACGGCAACCGCGACGCCGCCGCCGTCAAGGCCTCCGTCGACAACTACCTCAAGGCCCCGGACGGCCGCCTCCACGTCGACGGCATCTTCTTCGACGTCGTCAGCCGCGACTGCGGCCCCGGCAACAGCACCCGCGACCAGTACGCGGAGCTGCGCCGCTACGTCGAGGACACCCTGCACTCCGTCGACCCGGCCGCCTCCGGCCTCGTCGTCAACAACCCGGGCACGGCCATCGCCGACTGCTACCTGGAACCGGGCCGCCGCACCGCGGACGTCTTCGTCACCTACGAGGACAGCTACGCCGCCTACACCGGCGGCGGCTGGCTCGGCGGCAACGTCTTCGACCCCCTGAACGGCTACCGCGCCGGCACCGAACTCGACCCCAGCGGAACGGCGTTCTGGCACCTGGTCCACGACGTCCCGGACACCGAAGCGATGCACACGACCCTGCGCACGGCCTTCGACCGCGGCGCGGGCTACGCCTACGCGACCAGCGCGGTCATGCCCAACCCCTGGAACACCGGCCCGACATGGGAGTTCCGGAGCCAGACGGACTACGCCGCCACCCTCGGCTAG
- a CDS encoding maleylpyruvate isomerase family mycothiol-dependent enzyme, with the protein MEITEFVKTLEREGELLAELAERAGTDAPVPTCPQWRVADLLRHTGSVHRWAAGFVGEGRLEPVPFPDAPELTGAELLAWFREGHAALVRTLGEARADVQCWTFLPTAPPSPLAFWARRQAHETAVHRMDAEAALGVAFSPVAPEFAEDGVDELLTGFHARPRSRVRTPEPRVLRVRAVDTGAVWTVHLSPEPARTVQGATDDPVDCELSGEAAWLYAALWNRLPLAGPEVTGDLALARLWSETAGI; encoded by the coding sequence ATGGAGATCACCGAATTCGTGAAGACCCTCGAGCGGGAAGGCGAGCTGCTCGCCGAGCTGGCGGAGCGGGCCGGTACGGACGCCCCCGTGCCCACCTGTCCGCAGTGGCGCGTCGCCGATCTGCTGCGGCACACCGGCTCGGTGCACCGCTGGGCGGCCGGTTTCGTCGGGGAGGGGCGACTGGAGCCGGTGCCGTTCCCGGACGCGCCGGAGCTGACCGGCGCGGAGCTGCTGGCCTGGTTCCGCGAGGGGCACGCGGCCCTGGTCCGGACCCTGGGCGAGGCCCGGGCCGATGTGCAGTGCTGGACCTTCCTCCCAACGGCCCCGCCCTCGCCGCTGGCGTTCTGGGCGCGGCGGCAGGCCCATGAGACGGCCGTGCACCGGATGGACGCGGAGGCGGCGCTCGGTGTCGCGTTCTCGCCGGTGGCTCCGGAGTTCGCGGAGGACGGGGTGGACGAGCTGCTGACCGGCTTCCACGCGCGGCCGCGCAGCCGGGTGCGGACCCCGGAGCCCCGGGTGCTGCGGGTCAGGGCCGTCGACACGGGTGCGGTGTGGACCGTGCACCTGTCGCCGGAGCCGGCCCGTACGGTGCAGGGGGCCACGGACGACCCGGTCGACTGCGAGCTGTCGGGCGAGGCGGCCTGGCTGTACGCGGCCCTGTGGAACCGGCTGCCGCTGGCGGGGCCGGAGGTGACCGGCGACCTGGCGCTGGCGCGGCTGTGGAGCGAGACGGCCGGAATCTGA
- a CDS encoding alpha-ketoglutarate-dependent dioxygenase AlkB family protein: protein MDGELFPRERTVIAPGAVHVPDWLGAARQRELLAACREWARPPAGLRTVRTPGGGTMTARQVCLGLHWYPYAYARTAVDGDGTPVKPMPGRLAELGREAVAAAYGEPPGREVVYDIALINFYDGDSRMGMHRDAEERSGAPVVSLSLGDSCVFRFGNTESRGRPYRDVELRSGDLFVFGDSSRLAYHGVPKVLPGTGPQGLGLTGRLNITLRVGGLG, encoded by the coding sequence ATGGACGGGGAACTCTTCCCGCGCGAGCGGACCGTGATCGCCCCCGGCGCCGTGCACGTGCCCGACTGGCTCGGAGCCGCGAGGCAGCGGGAGTTGCTGGCCGCCTGCCGGGAGTGGGCGCGCCCGCCCGCGGGCCTGCGTACGGTACGCACCCCCGGCGGCGGGACGATGACCGCCCGGCAGGTGTGCCTCGGACTGCACTGGTACCCGTACGCCTACGCCCGCACCGCCGTCGACGGCGACGGCACCCCGGTCAAGCCGATGCCCGGCCGGCTCGCCGAGCTGGGGCGCGAGGCGGTGGCCGCCGCGTACGGGGAGCCACCGGGGCGGGAGGTCGTGTACGACATCGCCCTGATCAACTTCTACGACGGCGACTCCCGCATGGGGATGCACCGCGACGCCGAGGAGCGGTCCGGGGCGCCCGTGGTCTCGCTCAGCCTCGGCGACTCCTGTGTCTTCCGCTTCGGTAACACCGAATCGCGCGGCCGGCCCTACCGGGACGTGGAACTGCGCAGCGGTGACCTGTTCGTCTTCGGGGATTCGAGCCGACTGGCCTATCACGGGGTGCCGAAGGTCCTGCCGGGCACGGGCCCGCAAGGGCTCGGGCTCACCGGCCGGCTGAACATCACGCTCCGGGTCGGCGGGCTCGGCTAG
- a CDS encoding ROK family protein produces MNGNGAPPRVGDVTTVSTASTASTRTKLERGRGALGPALELVHTGRAPTRAVLTAELGVTRATAGAVAAELEALGLIRVDSRPGGAGGTQGRPSHRLSVDENGPVALAAQVHPDGFRAALVGLGGRIVATAPGKVTVSADPAQVLGAVVEAGAALLAETGRRCVGAGLAVPSAVAEPEGTALNPLHLAWPAGAPVRAIFAQCVKAAGIDGPALTGNDVNLAALAEHRHGAGRSAQHLLCVATGHRGVGGALVLDGRLHSGSSGLALEVGHLTVNPEGRACHCGGRGCLDVEADPLAFLTAAGRTPGPEVSLLQQARDLLRDEPAEPAVRAATEELIDRLGLGLAGLVNILNPDRIILGGLHRELLHADPERLRAVVADRSLWGRSGSVPILPCTLDHNSLVGAAELAWQPVLDDPLGALGAAA; encoded by the coding sequence ATGAACGGCAACGGGGCCCCACCGCGGGTGGGGGATGTGACCACGGTGTCCACGGCTTCCACGGCTTCCACGAGGACCAAGCTGGAGCGGGGCCGTGGCGCTCTCGGCCCGGCGCTGGAGCTCGTCCACACCGGCCGCGCCCCGACCCGCGCCGTCCTGACGGCCGAGCTCGGGGTCACCCGCGCGACCGCCGGAGCGGTCGCAGCCGAGCTGGAGGCGCTCGGGCTGATCCGGGTCGACTCCCGCCCCGGGGGCGCGGGCGGTACCCAGGGCCGCCCCTCGCACCGGCTCTCCGTGGACGAGAACGGCCCCGTGGCGCTGGCCGCGCAGGTGCACCCGGACGGCTTCCGGGCCGCGCTGGTCGGCCTCGGCGGCCGGATCGTGGCCACCGCCCCCGGCAAGGTCACCGTCTCCGCCGACCCGGCGCAGGTGCTCGGCGCGGTGGTGGAGGCCGGAGCCGCGCTGCTCGCGGAGACCGGCCGCCGCTGCGTCGGCGCGGGACTCGCGGTCCCCTCGGCGGTCGCGGAACCGGAGGGCACGGCGCTGAACCCGCTGCACCTGGCCTGGCCGGCCGGTGCTCCCGTACGGGCCATCTTCGCGCAGTGCGTGAAGGCCGCCGGGATCGACGGCCCCGCCCTGACCGGGAACGACGTCAACCTCGCCGCCCTGGCCGAGCACCGGCACGGCGCCGGGCGCAGCGCCCAGCACCTGCTGTGCGTGGCCACCGGTCACCGCGGGGTCGGCGGAGCACTGGTGCTGGACGGCCGTCTGCACAGCGGTAGTTCGGGCCTGGCCCTGGAGGTCGGCCACCTCACCGTGAACCCCGAGGGGCGCGCCTGCCACTGCGGCGGCCGCGGCTGCCTGGACGTGGAGGCGGACCCGCTGGCCTTCCTCACCGCGGCGGGGCGCACCCCGGGCCCCGAGGTGTCGCTGCTCCAGCAGGCCCGTGACCTGCTGCGTGACGAGCCCGCGGAGCCGGCCGTACGGGCGGCCACGGAGGAGCTGATCGACCGGCTCGGGCTCGGCCTCGCGGGGCTGGTGAACATCCTGAACCCGGACCGGATCATCCTGGGCGGGCTGCACCGGGAGCTGCTCCACGCAGACCCGGAGCGGCTGCGCGCGGTGGTCGCGGACCGCAGCCTGTGGGGGCGCAGCGGGAGCGTGCCGATCCTGCCGTGCACCCTGGACCACAACAGCCTGGTCGGCGCGGCGGAGCTGGCGTGGCAGCCGGTGCTCGACGACCCGCTGGGCGCCCTGGGCGCCGCGGCCTAG
- a CDS encoding ATP-binding protein, which translates to MISHSRRHCVVELQALPSRIGQIRRIVSAQLRHWQLDPLIDRAALGVTELLSNVHLHAQPDKTCTVEIEFRLGRLTVSVIDSDPRLPVLRQAASDALETCGRGLALVEAVSEAWGARHQSDGQGKVVWFSLTAAPTPVAPARPVRIATKPVREPARTALVAVDPAAISAGLSVAASVGARPG; encoded by the coding sequence GTGATCAGTCATTCCCGCAGACACTGCGTCGTCGAACTGCAGGCCCTGCCGTCGCGCATAGGGCAGATCCGCCGGATCGTTTCCGCGCAATTGCGCCACTGGCAGCTCGATCCGCTCATAGACCGGGCGGCGCTCGGCGTGACGGAACTGCTCAGCAACGTCCACCTCCATGCGCAGCCGGACAAGACCTGCACCGTCGAGATCGAATTCCGCCTCGGCCGGCTCACGGTCTCCGTCATCGACAGTGATCCGCGGCTTCCGGTGCTCCGGCAGGCGGCGTCGGACGCGCTGGAGACCTGCGGGCGCGGGCTCGCGCTCGTGGAGGCGGTCAGCGAGGCCTGGGGCGCCCGGCACCAGTCGGACGGTCAGGGCAAGGTGGTGTGGTTCTCCCTCACGGCGGCCCCCACGCCCGTGGCTCCGGCACGTCCGGTTCGGATCGCGACCAAGCCCGTACGAGAACCCGCCCGGACCGCACTCGTCGCCGTGGACCCGGCCGCCATCTCGGCAGGCCTGTCGGTGGCGGCGTCGGTCGGCGCCAGGCCCGGGTAG
- a CDS encoding PLP-dependent cysteine synthase family protein, producing MSTTGTSGTTGPSGTSDTTGTRGVTGTRGTTATTIDVDRSDAGYRAWLKEAVRKVQADANRSADTHLLRFPLPEAWGIDLYLKDESTHPTGSLKHRLARSLFLYALCNGWIRPGRPVIEASSGSTAVSEAYFAKLIGVPFIAVMPRTTSPEKCRLIEFHGGECHFVDDSMKMYEESAELAARTGGHYMDQFTYAERATDWRGNNNIAESMYQQLKLERFPEPAWIVATAGTGGTSATIARYVHYMQHDTRICVPDPENSCFFDGWTNNDPHASSDCGSRIEGIGRPRMEPSFVPGAIDRMMKVPDAASVAACRALETAIGRKAGGSTGTGLWSALKIISEMVAEGRQGSVVTLLCDPGDRYLDKYYSDAWLAAQGLDIAPYTKTIDTLLTTGAWREPTA from the coding sequence ATGAGCACCACCGGCACCAGCGGAACGACGGGCCCCAGCGGCACCAGCGACACGACCGGCACCCGCGGCGTGACCGGCACCCGCGGAACGACGGCCACGACCATCGACGTCGACCGCAGCGACGCGGGCTACCGCGCCTGGCTGAAAGAAGCCGTCCGCAAGGTCCAGGCCGACGCCAACCGTTCGGCGGACACCCACCTGCTGCGCTTCCCGCTCCCCGAGGCGTGGGGCATCGACCTCTACCTCAAGGACGAGTCCACGCACCCGACGGGCTCCCTCAAGCACCGCCTCGCGCGATCGCTGTTCCTGTACGCGCTGTGCAACGGCTGGATCCGCCCCGGCCGCCCGGTGATCGAGGCCTCGTCCGGCTCCACCGCCGTCTCCGAGGCCTACTTCGCCAAGCTGATCGGCGTCCCGTTCATCGCCGTCATGCCGCGCACGACGAGCCCGGAGAAGTGCCGCCTCATCGAATTCCACGGCGGCGAATGCCACTTCGTGGACGACTCGATGAAGATGTACGAGGAGTCGGCGGAGCTCGCCGCCCGCACCGGCGGCCACTACATGGACCAGTTCACGTACGCGGAACGGGCCACCGACTGGCGGGGCAACAACAACATCGCGGAATCGATGTACCAGCAGCTGAAGCTGGAACGTTTCCCCGAGCCCGCCTGGATCGTGGCGACCGCCGGCACCGGCGGCACCTCCGCGACGATCGCCCGCTACGTGCACTACATGCAGCACGACACCCGCATCTGCGTCCCGGACCCGGAGAACTCCTGCTTCTTCGACGGCTGGACCAACAACGACCCCCACGCGAGCAGCGATTGCGGCTCGCGCATCGAGGGCATCGGGCGGCCGCGGATGGAGCCGAGCTTCGTGCCGGGCGCCATAGACCGGATGATGAAGGTCCCGGACGCGGCGAGCGTCGCCGCCTGCCGCGCGCTGGAGACGGCCATAGGGCGCAAGGCGGGCGGTTCGACGGGAACCGGCCTGTGGAGCGCCCTGAAGATCATCTCGGAGATGGTGGCCGAGGGCCGTCAGGGCAGCGTCGTCACCCTGCTCTGCGACCCGGGCGACCGCTACCTGGACAAGTACTACTCCGACGCGTGGCTGGCGGCGCAGGGCCTGGACATCGCCCCGTACACGAAGACCATCGACACGCTGCTGACGACGGGAGCCTGGCGCGAGCCCACGGCCTGA
- a CDS encoding SRPBCC family protein — protein MARRLRPVGLDFIEDAPVRLTFAAELASPPEAVYQALAEEVEGWPRWFRAVTLARPTHGGAGREVRLVGGVRFQETIMAADPEKRYAYRVDETNTPGVRALLEEWRLTPAGSGTHVRWTFAADGPAPFRLALTAARPGLGHSFRTAVRALDARLTIRRRGADQ, from the coding sequence ATGGCTCGCCGACTCCGTCCGGTGGGGCTGGACTTCATCGAGGACGCCCCCGTACGGCTGACGTTCGCCGCCGAGCTGGCCTCGCCGCCCGAGGCCGTCTACCAGGCGCTGGCCGAGGAAGTCGAGGGCTGGCCGCGGTGGTTCAGGGCGGTCACCCTGGCCCGTCCCACGCACGGGGGCGCGGGCCGCGAGGTCAGGCTGGTGGGCGGGGTGCGCTTCCAGGAGACGATCATGGCGGCGGATCCCGAGAAGCGGTACGCGTACCGGGTGGACGAGACCAACACCCCGGGTGTCCGCGCCCTGTTGGAGGAATGGCGGCTGACGCCCGCGGGCTCGGGCACGCACGTCCGCTGGACCTTCGCGGCGGACGGCCCGGCCCCCTTCCGACTGGCCCTGACCGCCGCCCGCCCGGGCCTGGGCCACTCCTTCCGCACGGCGGTCCGCGCCCTGGACGCACGGCTCACCATCCGGCGGCGCGGGGCGGATCAGTAG